GGTCGTGTCGCGAATGCTGTGGAAATTTCCTGGCGGCCATCTCCGGGCATGTGATCTTTCGGTTTCTCAGGCGGCGAGGTCAAGAGGCATGGGTTCGAGGGGCTGAGACAAGGTTTCCCAGCCATCGACCTTGCGCATCTGGATCTGGCCGGAGGCGAGCAGCGCCCAGAGCAGCATGGGCACGGTCTCTGCGCAGGGCAGCACGGTCTGGGTCTTGATGCGGCGGCGGAATTCCCCGTTCAGGCGCTCGATGGCGTTGGTGGTCCGGGCCGATTTCCATTGTGACGGGTCGAGGCGGGTGAAGGTGAAGAGCCGATCTCCGGCTTCCTCCAGACTGTCAGCGACCGCACGGCACTTTAGCCGCCATTTGCGCAGGAAGGCCTTTCGGCGCGTCTCAATCTCGGCCGCGGTGTCGGCATAGATCATGTCGCGGTAGTCCTCGGTCAACTCGTCGTGGAGGTGCTTCGGGGCATGGGCCAGGAGGTTGCGATGCTTGTGAACCGTGCAGCGCTGGATCGGCAGGTCCTCGCCCCACAGCGCCACGAGGGCGGCCTCCAGTCCCGGGGCGCCGTCGACGATCACGAATTCGGGCCGCTTCAAGCCCCGTGCATCGAGGTCATCGAGGAACTGCCGCCATGCGGCCTTGCTCTCCCCGCCCATATTCCTGATGGAAAGCAGCACCTTCTGACCATCGCGGCGCACCCCGATTGCGGCCAGCACCGAGATGTTCGTGGCTTTCCGGTCCAGCCGGGTCTTGATCACGGTGCCATCGAGGATCAGCCGGACGATATCCTCGTCGGCCAAGTTACGCGCGGACCAGGCGTCCCAGTCGACCTTCACCTTGCGCCAGGCACGGCTGACCACGTCCTTGCTGACGGCACCCTCGAACAGCCCGAACAGCGCTCGCTTGACGCGCCGGGTGTTCGTACCTGCGAGATAGACCGCTGCGATGAGGGCCTCG
This genomic window from Roseibaca calidilacus contains:
- a CDS encoding IS256 family transposase, producing MNQITDTASFALLAHEAGFDPIEDRLRANVRATIEAVFEEELASFLGRLRYDRGDGVTKGYRHGHRERQLTGTFGTETVIVPRARVADETGKVTEWRSKALPRYQRLTKKAEALIAAVYLAGTNTRRVKRALFGLFEGAVSKDVVSRAWRKVKVDWDAWSARNLADEDIVRLILDGTVIKTRLDRKATNISVLAAIGVRRDGQKVLLSIRNMGGESKAAWRQFLDDLDARGLKRPEFVIVDGAPGLEAALVALWGEDLPIQRCTVHKHRNLLAHAPKHLHDELTEDYRDMIYADTAAEIETRRKAFLRKWRLKCRAVADSLEEAGDRLFTFTRLDPSQWKSARTTNAIERLNGEFRRRIKTQTVLPCAETVPMLLWALLASGQIQMRKVDGWETLSQPLEPMPLDLAA